In Actinomadura luteofluorescens, the sequence GGCGGCATCCTGCTGCGCGACGGCGACGCCAACCCCGAGCGCGTCATCCTCGACGACGCGCTCGCCGCGCTGCCCGGCATGGACGTCGGCGACCGGCTGCCCGGCGCGAACGCCGGGGTCCTCGACTACTCCTACGGCGACTACAAGCTGCTGCTGACCGCGACGCCGCGGCGCGCCCCCGGCGGGCTCGTCCGCGAGGCGACCCGGGCGCAGCGCCCCGGCGAGCTCGCCGTCGCCACCGCCGGGCTGGACGGCCTCAGCCCCGACGCCCCCGCCGCGCGGTTCGACGCCGCGGCGCGCGACATCGTGGACGGCCTGCGCTCCCCCGACCTCGTCGCGGTGAGCGGCCTCGGCGACAACAGCGGCGCCGACGACGACGGCACCGTCGCCGACGACCAGAGCGTCGCCCAGCTGATCACGGCGATCAGCGCGGCGGGCGGCCCCGCCTACGACTGGCGCTCGGTCGACCCGCGCGACAACGCCGACGGCGGGCGCAAGGGCTCCAACGACCGGGTCGGGTTCCTGTTCCGCACCGACCGCGGGCTCGCGTTCGTCGACCGCCCGTCGCTGGCCGACCCCGTCCCCGACGACCCGCCCGCGCGGCCCGACGCGGCCGTCACGCCGGTCAGGGCCGTCCCGCGCGGCGGCGCGGCGGGGCTCACGCTGAGCCCCGGCCGGATCGCGCCGGGCGACGCCGCGTGGGCCGGCGCCCGCAAGCCGCTCGCCGCGGAGCTGACCTGGCGGGGCCGCCGCATCATCGTCGTCGCGAACCAGTGGTTCCCGCGCACGGCCGACGACCAGCCGCTGTTCGGGCGCCGCCAGCCGCCGTCCCAGCCCACCCAGTGGCGCCGGGACGCGCAGGCCCGCGTGGTCGCGGGCTTCGTGAACTCCGTCCGGAAGGTGGACGGGCGGGCGCGCGTGATCGTGGCGGGCGACCTCGGCGACCGCGGGACCTCCGCCCCGGTCCGCACCCTCGCCCAGGGCGCGGGGCTCGCCGACCTGCCCGCCGAGCTGCCCCCGGGCGACCGCTACACGGCGGTGACCGCCGGCAACGCCGAGGACCTCGACCACATCCTGCTGAGCCCGTCGCTGCGCGGGAACCGGCACGAGTTCGACGTGGTGCACCGCAGCGCGGAGTTCGCCGACCGCGCGGGCGACCGCGACCCCACGATCGTCCGCATCGCGGTGACCGGCCGGTAGCGTACGGTGACGGCCGGGTGACGGCCGACAGGGTCCCCGGATTTGGGAGATGCCAAAAGTAGCGTCATGGTTAGGTCCGGAATACCTCCGGGGTTTTTCTCCTGACCGGTGGGGCAGCGTCCGATCGGCACAACCCCCCACCGGGAGGAGACGCCTTCCATGGCGAC encodes:
- a CDS encoding endonuclease/exonuclease/phosphatase, translated to MHGLRWLPVAVTAALSVALLPASAAQAAPRVVRIHHIQGAAHISPLNGAAVAQVPGVVTAVSTNGFWMQDPRPDRSPATSEGIYVFTRNRPQAAVGDAVRVDGRVSEFRPDGGAAGGLSRTEIDATATKVDAHGTRPPHAVVLGAGGLRPPGVIDHGLGDVERGGAFDPRRDALDFYEALEGMRIELRDAVAAGPSRDGELPVLPSGGAGAKPRTARGGILLRDGDANPERVILDDALAALPGMDVGDRLPGANAGVLDYSYGDYKLLLTATPRRAPGGLVREATRAQRPGELAVATAGLDGLSPDAPAARFDAAARDIVDGLRSPDLVAVSGLGDNSGADDDGTVADDQSVAQLITAISAAGGPAYDWRSVDPRDNADGGRKGSNDRVGFLFRTDRGLAFVDRPSLADPVPDDPPARPDAAVTPVRAVPRGGAAGLTLSPGRIAPGDAAWAGARKPLAAELTWRGRRIIVVANQWFPRTADDQPLFGRRQPPSQPTQWRRDAQARVVAGFVNSVRKVDGRARVIVAGDLGDRGTSAPVRTLAQGAGLADLPAELPPGDRYTAVTAGNAEDLDHILLSPSLRGNRHEFDVVHRSAEFADRAGDRDPTIVRIAVTGR